The DNA region TCCATGATTTCTGCGGGGTGGCCATCGCCGCAAGCAAGGTTCACCAGGCGGCCTTCGCCCAGCACGAATACCCACTGTCCGGTGGGCAGCTTGTAGCCCATGATGTTCTTGCGCTGTTCGCGGATTTCTACGGCGTTCTTCTTCAGCCATGCCACGTCGATTTCGCAGTCGAAGTGACCAGCGTTAGCAAGGATTGCGCCGTCCTTCATGACGGAAAGATCTTCAGCATCAATAACGCCGTCGCAGCCGGTAACGGTCACGAAGAAGTCGCCGATCTTTGCTGCTTCGCGCATGGGCATTACGTCAAAGCCGTCCATCACAGCTTCGATTGCCTTCACGGGATCCACTTCGGTCACGATGACGCGGGCGCCAAGACCCTTGGCGCGCATGGCGGTACCCTTACCGCACCAGCCGTAACCGGCAACTACAACCTGCTTACCAGCCACGATCAGGTTGGTAGTACGGTTGATGCCGTCCCATACGGACTGGCCAGTACCATAGCGGTTGTCAAAGAGATGCTTACAGTCGGCGTTGTTCACGCGGACCATGGGGAACATCAGCTTGCCAGCCTTGTTCATGGCTTCCAGACGGATGATACCGGTGGTGGTTTCTTCGCAACCGCCGATAATATTCGGAATCAGTTCCGGCATTTCGTTGTGGACCATGTTCACCAGGTCGCCACCGTCATCGATAATGATGTTGGGGCCGCACTGCAGAGTGTGGCGGATGTGGCTTTCGTATTCTTCGTTGGTGGCGTCGTACCAGGCGTGGACTTCCATGCCTTCCTTCACGAGAGCGGCAGCCACGTCATCCTGAGTGGAGAGCGGGTTGGAACCGGTAACGTACATTTCTGCACCGCCAGCCTTCAGCACCTGGCACAAATAACCAGTCTTTGCTTCCAGATGTACGGAGAGGGCGATCTTCTTGCCAGCGAAGGGCTTGGTCTTTTCGAATTCAGCCTTCAGCATGCCCAGCAGGCTGCAGTTGCGATGAACCCATTCCAGCTTGCGTTCGCCAGATTCGGCCAGACTAATGTCTCTGATTTCACTTGCCATATTATTTTCCTTTTGGAGGTCCGCGACGGGACCATTGTGGTTTGTGTTGTCACAGCCGAATTTTTAGGGATGGTCGTCTGTCCTATCATCCGTTAAGGCGAAATTTAGAAATTTTATCGTGACCGCGTGGTCCTTACTGTACTCC from Fibrobacter sp. UWEL includes:
- a CDS encoding adenosylhomocysteinase: MASEIRDISLAESGERKLEWVHRNCSLLGMLKAEFEKTKPFAGKKIALSVHLEAKTGYLCQVLKAGGAEMYVTGSNPLSTQDDVAAALVKEGMEVHAWYDATNEEYESHIRHTLQCGPNIIIDDGGDLVNMVHNEMPELIPNIIGGCEETTTGIIRLEAMNKAGKLMFPMVRVNNADCKHLFDNRYGTGQSVWDGINRTTNLIVAGKQVVVAGYGWCGKGTAMRAKGLGARVIVTEVDPVKAIEAVMDGFDVMPMREAAKIGDFFVTVTGCDGVIDAEDLSVMKDGAILANAGHFDCEIDVAWLKKNAVEIREQRKNIMGYKLPTGQWVFVLGEGRLVNLACGDGHPAEIMDMSFAIQALSAKYLVEHASELKEKIIDVPREVDQEVARKKLQFLGKEIDTLTAEQEKYLHSYNLDV